Proteins encoded by one window of Aspergillus puulaauensis MK2 DNA, chromosome 4, nearly complete sequence:
- a CDS encoding FAD-dependent oxidoreductase (COG:S;~EggNog:ENOG410Q97I;~InterPro:IPR036188,IPR039650;~PFAM:PF12831) encodes MMTKFDIAVYGSTSGAVAAAIQATRLGRKTVLISPDEHIGGIQIEGLGSTDIDNQVEFQNSTAVGGLALELHRRLSKHYGRTEQLEEVISKRLKVPEVWKFESSVLERIIADWLAEYPSLAIIKASLIEHPSAVTKDGPIVTSVQLTNGQTISAQYFIDATYEGDLLAAAGITTTVGREPSSQYDESLAGVRSDTRYTQFDVPVDPYRIPGDLSSGLLYGISSEPFGEPGSGDQHLQAYSYRLPLTDIESNKIALQKPEGYDESHYELHRRYIQAGGQLYTPRFRGIPNRKTDLIGSEAVLATDLLGMNDDWPTANRARRQEILEETTRFTKGLIWFFANDEAVPTSLRNEWSRFGYCLDEFPDNNHFPRRLYVRDARRLVSDYIITQHTASEHDGEEPDPYPVAVAYWPTDTHCARRVVRNGLAHNEGFVFKEKHEWRPFGISYRALVPKAGEAVNVLTATCPSSSHVGYGAVRIEHQFYALGQACANACDIALDTMGSGDSSLVKVQDVPYAVLRERLLAQGAVLDASLVGKPDFSLLHG; translated from the exons ATGATGACCAAGTTTGATATCGCGGTATATGGCTCGACTTCGGGCGCCGTGGCCGCAGCTATCCAGGCTACACGACTGGGACGAAAGACTGTCCTAATATCTCCAGACGAGCACATTG GTGGAATTCAGATCGAAGGTCTGGGCTCAACAGATATCGACAACCAGGTTGAGTTCCAAAACAGCACGGCGGTTGGGGGCCTTGCGCTGGAACTGCATCGGCGACTCAGTAAACACTATGGACGGACTGAACAGCTTGAAGAGGTTATTTCCAAGCGGCTTAAGGTTCCTGAGGTGTGGAAGTTTGAGTCGTCCgtgttggagaggatcatTGCCGACTGGCTTGCAGAGTATCCTTCGCTGGCCATCATCAAA GCATCACTCATTGAACATCCTTCTGCTGTTACAAAGGACGGCCCTATAGTCACTTCAGTACAGTTGACAAATGGGCAAACTATCAGTGCTCAA TACTTTATCGATGCCACCTACGAAGGAGatcttcttgctgctgcggggaTTACCACTACCGTAGGCCGCGAACCCTCCAGTCAATACGATGAGAGCCTCGCCGGAGTTCGAAGTGACACACGCTACACACAGTTCGACGTCCCAGTCGACCCCTACCGTATTCCCGGTGATCTATCCAGTGGACTCCTCTACGGTATTTCCTCAGAGCCCTTCGGCGAGCCTGGGAGTGGAGACCAGCACCTCCAGGCGTATTCCTATCGACTTCCTCTAACAGATATCGAGAGCAATAAAATTGCCCTCCAGAAGCCTGAGGGATACGATGAGTCCCATTACGAGCTTCACCGTCGATATATCCAGGCCGGCGGGCAACTATACACCCCTCGCTTTCGAGGTATTCCAAACCGGAAGACAGATCTTATCGGATCTGAAGCCGTGCTTGCTACAGACTTACTAGGGATGAATGACGACTGGCCGACTGCCAATAGAGCCAGGAGACAAGAGATCCTCGAAGAAACCACGCGGTTCACGAAAGGACTTATATGGTTCTTTGCCAACGACGAAGCTGTTCCC ACCTCCCTCCGAAACGAATGGTCCAGGTTCGGCTACTGCCTCGACGAATTCCCAGACAACAACCATTTCCCACGCCGGCTGTATGTCCGCGACGCCCGCCGCCTGGTCTCCGACTACATCATCACCCAACATACAGCCTCGGAGCACGATGGCGAGGAGCCAGACCCTTaccccgtcgccgtcgcatACTGGCCCACAGACACGCACTGCGCACGACGAGTTGTTCGAAATGGCTTAGCCCACAACGAGGGCTTCGTGTTCAAGGAAAAGCACGAGTGGAGGCCGTTTGGGATTTCGTATCGTGCTCTTGTTCCGAAGGCCGGAGAGGCTGTGAATGTTCTTACGGCGACTTGTCCGAGCTCGAGTCATGTTGGTTATG GCGCTGTCCGCATTGAACACCAATTCTATGCGCTTGGCCAGGCTTGTGCAAATGCTTGCGATATTGCGTTGGATACAATGGGATCGGGAGATTCAAGCCTGGTTAAAGTGCAAGATGTCCCATATGCAGTTCTTCGGGAGAGACTGCTTGCACAAGGCGCTGTGCTTGATGCGTCGCTGGTTGGGAAGCCGGATTTTAGTCTTTTGCATGGATAG